In one window of Ovis aries strain OAR_USU_Benz2616 breed Rambouillet chromosome 3, ARS-UI_Ramb_v3.0, whole genome shotgun sequence DNA:
- the LOC114113976 gene encoding keratin, type II cytoskeletal 6A-like, producing MSCKSTVKTKTISCRGFSAGSARVPGVCRSGFSSVSLSRSRGSGGLAGVCGGAGFGSRSLYGLGGSKRISIAGGSCVIGGGYGGRIGVGYGFGGGAGSGIGFGAGAGSGFGLGGGAGFGGGYGGYGFPVIPPGGIQEVTVNQSLLTPLNLQIDPTIQRVRTEEREQIKTLNNKFASFIDKVRFLEQQNKVLDTKWTLLQEQGTRTVRQNLEPLFEQYINNLRRQLDSILGERGRLDSELRGMQDTVEDFKNKYEDEINKRTAAENEFVKLKKDVDCAYMNKVELQAKVDALTDEINFLRTFYDAELAQMQSYISDTSVVLSMDNNRNLDLDSIIAEVKAQYEEIAQRSRAEAESWYQSKYEELRVTAGRHGDDLRNTKQEISEINRVIQRLRSEIDHVKKQCTSLQSAIADAEQRGELALKDARNKLADLEDALQKAKQDMARLLKEYQELMNVKLALDVEIATYRKLLEGEECRLSGEGAGQVNISVVQSTVSSGYGGASGLGSGLGIGGGSGCSYSIGGGFSSGSGRAIGGGYGSSGGSCSTIKYTTTSSSSRKSYKH from the exons ATGTCTTGCAAATCCACCGTGAAGACCAAAACCATCAGCTGCAGGGGCTTCAGTGCCGGCTCAGCCAGAGTCCCTGGTGTGTGCCGCTCTGGCTTCAGCAGCGTGTCCCTGTCCCGCTCCAGGGGCAGTGGCGGCCTCGCTGGAGTGTGTGGAGGAGCTGGCTTTGGCAGCCGCAGCCTCTATGGCCTGGGGGGCTCCAAGAGGATCTCCATCGCAGGGGGCAGCTGTGTCATCGGTGGTGGCTATGGCGGCAGAATTGGAGTTGGCTATGGCTTTGGAGGTGGAGCCGGGAGTGGAATTGGTTTTGGTGCTGGGGCTGGTAGTGGCTTTGGGCTCGGTGGTGGAGCTGGCTTTGGAGGTGGCTATGGGGGCTATGGCTTCCCTGTGATCCCCCCTGGAGGCATCCAAGAGGTCACTGTCAACCAGAGTCTCCTGACTCCCCTCAACCTGCAAATCGACCCCACCATCCAGCGGGTGAGGACTGAGGAGCGGGAGCAGATCAAGACCCTCAACAACAAGTTTGCCTCCTTCATCGACAAG GTCCGATTCCTGGAGCAGCAGAACAAGGTCCTGGACACCAAGTGGACCCTGCTGCAGGAGCAGGGCACCAGGACCGTGAGGCAGAACCTGGAGCCTTTGTTCGAGCAgtacatcaacaacctcaggagACAGCTGGATAGTATCCTTGGGGAGAGAGGCCGCCTGGACTCAGAGCTCAGGGGCATGCAGGACACGGTGGAGGACTTCAAGAACAA ATATGAAGATGAAATCAACAAACGCACAGCAGCAGAGAATGAGTTTGTGAAATTGAAGAAG GATGTGGATTGTGCCTACATGAACAAGGTTGAATTACAGGCCAAGGTAGACGCTCTCACAGATGAGATCAACTTCCTAAGAACCTTCTATGATGCT GAACTGGCTCAGATGCAAAGCTACATCTCAGACACTTCTGTGGTCCTCTCCATGGACAACAACCGCAACCTGGACCTGGACAGCATCATCGCTGAAGTCAAAGCCCAGTATGAGGAGATCGCTCAGAGGAGCCGGGCTGAGGCTGAGTCGTGGTACCAGTCCAAG TACGAGGAGCTGCGGGTGACGGCGGGCAGACACGGGGATGACCTGCGCAACACCAAGCAGGAGATCTCTGAGATCAACCGCGTGATCCAGAGGCTGAGATCTGAGATTGACCACGTCAAGAAGCAG TGCACCAGCCTGCAATCCGCCATCGCCGACGCCGAGCAGCGCGGGGAGCTGGCCCTCAAGGACGCCAGGAACAAGCTGGCTGACCTGGAGGACGCCCTGCAGAAGGCCAAGCAGGACATGGCCCGGCTGCTGAAGGAGTACCAGGAGCTCATGAATGTCAAGCTGGCCCTGGACGTGGAGATTGCCACCTACAGGAAGCTGCTGGAAGGCGAGGAGTGCAG GCTGAGTGGGGAAGGCGCTGGACAAGTCAACATCT CCGTGGTACAGTCGACCGTTTCCAGTGGCTATGGTGGTGCCAGCGGTCTGGGCAGTGGCTTAGGCATAGGCGGAGGAAGTGGCTGCTCCTACAGCATTGGAGGTGGCTTCAGTTCTGGCAGTGGCAGAGCCATAGGGGGTGGCTACGGCTCCTCTGGAGGCAGCTGTTCCACCATCAAAtacaccaccacctcctcctccagcaggaagagctacAAGCACTGA